Below is a window of Enterococcus gilvus ATCC BAA-350 DNA.
TCCATTGAATGATCGCCAAATTTTAGCAATCATCGTTACTGACAAAGGGAACGTTGAAAGCCAAGTTTTTCGTATTCCTGAGAATGTTGACAGTCAGGACTTGGAGAAGATGGTTCGAATCATCAATGATCGTTTAGTGGGACAGCCTTTAATGAGTGTCTATCAGAAATTGCGAACAGAGATTCCAATGATTTTACATCGCTATTTTCAAACCACTGATGGCATCAGACATTTGTTCGATGTGATTTTAAATGAGGCGTTTGAAGATAAAGTCTTTGTTAGTGGGCGAATGAATATTTTAAATTTCAATCCCGATCAGGACTTCGATCATGTAAAGTCAATGTATTCACTGATGCAGAATTCGGATGAATTGACACAATTATTGCTTCCCTCAGATGACAATATCCATGTACGGATCGGTACGGAGTTAGGCAATGATTTGTTTGATCATTTAAGTATGATCCAAGCAAATTATGAAATTCGCGGGCATGGCCGAGGAACGATCGCATTGTTAGGCCCGACCTCGATGCCGTATTCAAAAATCTTCGGATTATTGGATGTATTCCGATACGAGTTGACAAATGCATTGGATGATTATTATCGTTCTTTGGATTTATATCACTAGAAACGATTCCTAAAAAGAAAGGAAGTACGCGTAGTGGCAAAAGAAAAGAAACATGAAGTTGAAGAAGAAGTTGAAGCGGAAGAAACAATGGAAACTGAAGAAATCGATATCCCAGAAGTTTCTGAAGTAGAAGACTTAACAAACAAGTTCAGTGAAATGGAAGATAAATTCTTGCGAGCTCGTGCTGAGATTGCAAATATGTCTAACCGTAACAAAAATGAGCGGGAACAGTTAATCCGTTACCGTTCGCAGGATCTTGGGAAAAAATTATTACCAGCGATCGACAATTTGGAGAGAGCCTTAGCAACGGAAGTGACAGATGATCAAAGTGCCAGCCTGAAAAAAGGGGTAGAAATGGTACTTGAGAGTTTGACCGTTGCATTGAAAGAAGAGGGGATCACAGAGATCAAAGCTGAAGGTGAAACCTTCGACCCGAATCTTCATCAAGCGGTTCAAACAGTTCCAGCAGAAGACGACGTAGCACCCGAAACGATCGTCAATGTTTTACAAAAAGGGTATCAACTACACGACCGAGTATTGCGTCCCGCAATGGTCGTTGTCGCTCAATAAAGTATTCTACTATTTATTAGTAAATTTAAAAGATAAATGAAAAGGAGATTTTCAATTATGAGTAAAATTATCGGT
It encodes the following:
- the hrcA gene encoding heat-inducible transcriptional repressor HrcA translates to MLTERQKLILSLIIQNFTHTGQPVGSKSLMEEGVKASSATIRNDMKTLEELGLLEKTHSSSGRIPSALGYRYYVDHLLTPIKVSNQEADQIRSSLKKDIHEIDDIIQQSARILSQVTSYTAFSLGPEMKDRTLTGFRIVPLNDRQILAIIVTDKGNVESQVFRIPENVDSQDLEKMVRIINDRLVGQPLMSVYQKLRTEIPMILHRYFQTTDGIRHLFDVILNEAFEDKVFVSGRMNILNFNPDQDFDHVKSMYSLMQNSDELTQLLLPSDDNIHVRIGTELGNDLFDHLSMIQANYEIRGHGRGTIALLGPTSMPYSKIFGLLDVFRYELTNALDDYYRSLDLYH
- the grpE gene encoding nucleotide exchange factor GrpE; the encoded protein is MAKEKKHEVEEEVEAEETMETEEIDIPEVSEVEDLTNKFSEMEDKFLRARAEIANMSNRNKNEREQLIRYRSQDLGKKLLPAIDNLERALATEVTDDQSASLKKGVEMVLESLTVALKEEGITEIKAEGETFDPNLHQAVQTVPAEDDVAPETIVNVLQKGYQLHDRVLRPAMVVVAQ